In the Purpureocillium takamizusanense chromosome 5, complete sequence genome, one interval contains:
- a CDS encoding uncharacterized protein (TransMembrane:2 (o57-80i171-192o)): protein MAVSVSEYIYPPPIGSSAAFYNRCHWVSYRLNMYARDGGGEGAGRGDLVKRDADGLLIFWIVAGIGIAISIAMFCCIYFNGRKRRGRGGRSHGGGHQSGGRAGGGGGGGGGGGISASVNPGRYPRHHALRKNNSQTPAAMAIDAPLSGLSPGGGDDCGGGGAAVAPPNWTWFGLGFACGYGTFVVMLGLFLGRQMTKLPWLWEVEIAKRRREAEAEAAAAAAAAAATTRVPPPPPATSVSLSDPYHA from the exons atggccgtctcTGTTTCCGAATATATATATCCCCCGCCTATTGGCTCTAGCGCGGCATTCTACAATCGATGTCACTGGGTATCGTATC GGCTCAACATGTATgcgagagacggcggcggcgagggcgccggaCGGGGCGATCTGGTCAAGcgagacgccgacggcctgctgATCTTCTGGATCGTCgcgggcatcggcatcgccatctcAATAGCAATGTTCTGTTGCATCTACTTTAATGGCAGGAaacgacgcggccgcgggggcagaagccacggcggcggccatcagagcggcggtcgagccggcggtggcggcggcggtggcggcggcggcgg GATTTCTGCGAGCGTCAACCCGGGCCGATATCCCAGGCACCACGCCCTTCGCAAAAACAACAgccagacgcccgccgccatggctaTAGACGCGCCGCTCAGCGGACTCTCCCCAGGCGGAGGGGATGActgcggaggaggaggagcagcggtGGCGCCCCCGAACTGGACATGGTTCGGCCTCGGCTTCGCCTGCGGATACGGCACCTTCGTGGTGATGCTGGGTCTGTTCCTGGGCCGCCAGATGACGAAGCTGCCGTGGCTGTGGGAGGTGGAAATCGCCAAGCGGAGGCGCGAGGCGGaagcagaggcggcggcggcggcggcggcggcggcggcgacaactcgcgtgcctcctcctccaccagcaaCGTCGGTGAGCCTGTCGGATCCCTACCACGCGTAA
- a CDS encoding uncharacterized protein (TransMembrane:1 (o15-40i)): MARGKVQARSSKEEIIGGLVIGCVLGVVAFVVSFLALFFVKAWFVNRRAAAAHHDSGPRARRRRRQPQPRQPNDQHGRPRMAEV, from the coding sequence ATGGCAAGAGGCAAAGTCCAAGCGAGGTCCTCGAAAGAGGAAATCATCGGCGGGCTGGTCATCGGCTGCgtgctgggcgtcgtcgccttcgtcgtcAGCTTCCTCGCGCTCTTCTTCGTCAAGGCCTGGTTCGTCAACAggcgggccgcggcggcgcaccatGACAGTGGTCctcgggcgcgacggcggcggcggcaaccgCAGCCACGGCAACCGAATGATCaacacggccggccgcggatggcggAGGTTTga